The DNA region ACCAACTTGGTTACTTTGGGGTGCGACTGTACTATGGACATTGGGATTTGATACAGTTTATGCTATGAGCGACAAGGAAGACGATCGCCGCATTGGTATTAATTCTAGCGCCCTATTTTTTGGGAATTATGCCCCTGTAGCTATTGGAATTTTCTTTGCTGGCACAATCTTGTTATTGGCTTGGTTAGGTGTACTCATACATCTGCACTTAGCCTTCTGGATTAGCCTTGCAGTTGCTACTATTGGATGGGTTTGGCAGTCTGTGCGATTAACACAGCGAGACTTACCTAATCCTGTTTATGGTGAAATGTTCCGGCAAAACGTCTGGATTGGTTTTATTTTACTTGCTGGGATGATTGCTGGCTCTTTTTAAAATGAAGCTTATATCAAGTTCGGGTAATTAGTTATACTCCACCCCTAGCCTCTCTCCGGAGGCGGGGTGGGGTTATTAAGGTTTAATAAGTAATAAAGCGGACATGATATTACTTCTAAGTAGAAGCAAATGCGTGTCTACAACTGAAACAAAAAATATTTATGAGTTTTTGTATGCGTACATTCTTTGATTGTTTTACTTCCTTATTTCAGTATCTACGTACTTGGACAGCAATAGGTCTGCTAGTTTTGGTTGTTACCTGGTCATTTCCTGCACAAGCTGCTAGCCGCATTGATCCGCAGTTAGAACAGCAAGTATTACAAGTTATCCGCGAACATCCAGAGGTAATTATCGAATCTGTTCAAGCCTATCAACAGCAACAACAACAGAAAGTCAAGCAAGAACAGGAAGGATTTTTACAGAATTTAAAGACAAATCCTCAAACCGTGATTGGTGACTCTCCCACCACAGGTTCAACTAAATCAAAAACTTTGCTAATAGAATTTTCAGATTTTCAATGTCCCTACTGTGCTGAAGCGCATAAAACATTGAAAGAATTGTTAGCAAAATATCCAGATAAGATAAGATTAGTTTACAAGAATTTACCGTTGGTTTCAATTCATGCTGAAGCATTGCCAGCTGCAACAGCAGCTTGGGCGGCATATCAGCAAGGCAAATTCTGGGAATATCATGATGCGCTATTTACTAATCAAAAGCAACTAGGTAAGGCGTTATATTTAGAGATTGCTAAAAAACTCAATCTAGATTTGGGTAAATTTAAACGCGACCTTACTCTTGCTAATCCCGCAATTACAAAAGATATTCAACTAGCTGAGAAATTGGCTGTTTCTGGCACACCTTTTTTTGTAATTAATAGTCCAACTTTTTCAGGAGTGGTGCAGCTAGCAGATATCGAAAATATATTGACTAGTGCTAAGTAAATTGGTGTGTTTGAAAATAGCCTCTCATTGTTTCAATAGCTAGGCATTAATAAATTAAAGTTTGTAGTAAGGACTTTAGTCCTGATAAGCCTTGCTACGAGCGATGAATCGCTCACTACGAACTAAGATTTTATTGTATCACCTTAAAAGGGGTTTGCTCTAGTTCCCTCCTTTTAAGGAGGGTTAGGGATGATCAAGTCTTAACTCAAGGGTATTACTTTAGTCTTTAAAATTCTCTTTTTGATGCTCGAAATATTTCTTCTGTAATTCCTCTGGAATGGGAATAGGACGACTATTTTGTAAACTAACAAAAGCCCCTTTTTGGGTAGCTACTGCTGCTAACTTATTGTTAGATAAAATTTCAGCTTGCACAGTCCACTTCAACCGTCCTAAATTACTCACCCATAAACGTCCAATTACTTGATCAATAATCTTTATCGGACGTTTATATTCAATTTCAGTTCCAGCTAAAACAGGCGCATATCCTTGCTCAATTTGTTGATTCAGTTGGCAGTGTTCATCTAAAAACTTTAAACGTAAATCCTCTAGCCATCTGATATAGACAATATTACTTACGATTCCCATAAAATCAATGTCGTATGTTTTCACAGGAATTTCTAATACTACTTCTAATGGTCTGTGCAAATTATTATTTAGTAGCATTATTTTCTATCTCATGATTTTTGCCATACATTCTCAGGTGAGTCTCTAAATGTTCATTCAGGTGATTAATGACTCTGTGCATGTGAATTGAATCTCCATAAAGCTTGCTCATCATTACTGCTCCTTCTAATGTTGCAATTATGATAGTAGCGATTTCATCAGCACTCACTTCAGAGCGAATTTCACCCTTTTTAATTCCCGTTTCAACAATTCGACGAATCAGATGCAGCCAAGAATTCATCGCTTGTTGAGCGCGTTCCCGCAACGCCGGATGAGCATCATCACTTTCCACAGCAGTATTCAGCAGTGGACATCCTCCCTTGATAGGTGGATTTTCTGTGAAGCTACTAAATATGCCAATGATTGCTTGTAGGCGTTCTACAGCGTGGCGTTTGCTTCGTAATGCAAATCTAGTATGCTGGTGGATGCGAGCGATCGCAAAGTCAAAAGCCTGTAGCGCTAGATCATCTTTGCTTTGGAAGTGATTGTAAATTCCTCCTTTCTGCAATCCCGTAACACGCATGATGTCTGACATTGATGAGCCTGCATATCCCTGTTGGTTAAACAGTTCGGCTGCTTGGTGGAGAATTCTGCTTTTTGTCTCTTCGCCTTTGGACATTACAGCGATTTCTAGATGAATGGACTATGAGGAGTGGGAAGTGGGGAGTAAGGTAATTTATTGAATTGAAAATTGCTGTAAATAAAATATTACCGACCGAATGGTTTGTTTAAACTTAGCGCGATAAGTGCTTTAAAGTCAAGTATTTTTCAGCGCTGAGTTCTTAACTACGCATTGGGCATTATTATTCTCCCCCTACCTCCCCTGCTCCCCACTCCCACTCCCCACTCCCCACTCCCCACTCCCTCTTTATCCAGATATTTCGCAAGATACAACACGAATACGCTGGACGTTTGTTCATGCTTACAAGTAAAATACGGTAAGTGCATCGCCTTACCGGTTTTTACATGTAAAACCGCAAAAAACCAGTTATAAGTTGAATTTAGCAGAGCAACTGACCCATAAGCAGTTATCACAGCCTGTTTCAGCTAAATGCCAGTTGTCATGCTACCAAAAACTTCCAGACAGGTTTTAAGTTGTCCAGGGATCGTCTGCCCTAACTTTTAGCTGGATAACCTTTGTGTAACTCATCCCTAGAGAAACACAATAACTTGCCATCACTGGCTCTGTCTACGACTGGGCTATAGTTTGGCACAATTGCTGCTCTCTAACAGTGAAGCTTTAGCTGATTTTCGGTTATAGCTGCTCGTAGTTAAGTCAGTGAACAGTTATTAAGGCTTTGTTTGGAGATTTAAACCCTATGTTGCTCACTTAATAAAAGTGAGAGACTCAACAAGACTTTGATAACTCATAACTGATTGTTGAAACCCCCGAAAAGTATGGAATATTTATTACTACCGTTCTTAAGCTTTTTTGTCGGTATCATCGTTGGTTTGACGGGAATTGGCGGAGCCTCTCTCATCACCCCCATGTTAATTTTTGTTTTTCAAGTTCCGCCTTCTATCGCTGTGAGTTCTGATGTTGTGGCTGCCACATTGATGAAGATTGTTGGTAGCGTCAAACATTGGGAACAGAAAACCCTTGACACAACAGTTGTTAAATGGCTGGCATTTGGGAGTGTTCCAGGCTCACTGTTCGGCGTAGGGATTTTGCACTTTCTTAAACGTACAGGTGAGTATAGCCTAGATAACATCTTGCTGCGTTTGCTTGGTGTGATGATTTTGCTAGTCACGGTATTAGCACTAGTGCAATTGCTGCTATTAACTTTTTTCCCCAAATTTAATTTACCCGAACTGCCAAAATTAGACTTAGAAACTAACTCTGGTCGGTGTGTAACAATCACCTTGGGAGCAATTTTAGGCTGTTTGGTTGGTTTAACTAGCGTCTCATCAGGTTCAATGTTTGCCCTGGTGCTAATTGGATTTTTCCGGCTTGATGCACGGAAGTTAGTAGGTACAGATATTTCACACGCAGCAATTTTACTGCTGTTTACTGCTCTCGGACACCTCAGCCTGGGAACAGTTGATTGGAGTCTGGTAGTACCTATATGGCTAGGCTCTGTTCCAGGGGTGTTAGTAGGCGCTAAAATCTGCCAAGTAGCTCCGCAACGCCCACTACGGTTTATCATTTATACCATCTTAATGATGGTGAGTTGGAAATTAGTTCATCAGGTTTGACAGGACTTGATAATAGAGTTTGTTTAGTTGTAAAAGCTTTTCGCTGCTCACTCATTCTCCAAAAAGACAGCACCCAGATTAGGTGCAACTAAATCTATTCCTCCGTTCGTTCCAGTATTCGTAGGAAAACAAGAATTAGCGACATTTAGCAGTGTTTTCGGAGTGCAAGTAACATCAGGGGCAAACAGCGAGTAGCCGTAGACTTTTTTCCCCTGTGACACGAGTTCGTCGGTGCAAATCAGAAGACCTCCTAAAACTTGGTTCGGTGGAATAGTGAGTGCAGGGTTTGTGGGAATTCCACTATTATTTTTGGCAGCATTATTTAGGAAATAATATTGTGGAATCGGGTCTTGTAACGGTGTTTTACCCCAGGTGGAAGCTGCGACCACGTAAATGGGGCCGTAGGAAGTGGGATTTCCATGTTTATCCACACTTGTAATTGCCGCAATCCCGAAACCATCGTGTCCAGTAGGTAATCCACGCTCGAAGACGGTAAAGCGAATTTTATTACTTGCCTTCACAGGTCTAACAAGTACAAAGTCAAGCCGCTCGATACTAGCGTTACCGTTGTAAAGTGTGCCGTTTAAATTTGCACCTGTGTTAGTAAAAACGTTATCTGGGCCTGCCAAGATATTGTTGATACTAAACAGCGTTTTTTCTGGAAGTGGGCCCAAACTGAGAAAGTTAAAGGTATTAGAGGAAGAGTCAAAACTGCCTTGGTAGTAAGCTAGCTTTCTATCATCTGTAGCAGGGTTACGGCGAATCTGCACAACAGCAGGGATGGATTTAAATGTTGTGCTACCTTCTATGGTGGTTAATCCTGTAATTGATTGAATTTGCCCCCCGAAGTTGAGAGTAAAAGTCTTGCCTGCAAATTCACTGTCACCTGCAACGTTGGTAATAGATATAGTAGGAAACGAAGCAGTATCGGTAGTGATTGAAGTGATATCTTGTCCGATTATCTGTGCTTGTGCTGAAGTAAAGCACAAAAACGGGGCGATTGTTGAAATCAGACAAAAAACAGATTGAATGCTTGGGCGAAAATGGATAGAATTACACACAATTGCATGTATAAAGGAGTATTGCATAACACAGCTTCTAATTAGGTGAAACTATTATATTGATGCCATACCTCGTCTAGGTTAAGAATTAGTAAACAAAAAGTTTTTTTTGAAGAAAGAACACGAACAGTTTTGTGCGTATTTCTATGAAAAACTTTAGATTTTAGATTAGGGTTTTCATCATTTAATCCCAAATCCAGCATCCAAAATCCAACATTGATTAACTTCTTAGCCAAGGTAGTAGAGTGAATGTACCTCGTTCATACATAATGAACAGACCCAAGCCAATTAACACAAAAGGTACAACAGCTTTACCGTAGCGACTTAAAATATTAGCAATGGTAGGTTGAAGGCTTAAAAAATAAGCGATCGCACACCAAACCCCTACCATGATAAAAAATATACTTAGAATGACTCCCAAGCTGGTAAGATCGTGACCAGCGAATAAAGGGATATATATACTAATATTGTCACCACCATTAGCGATCGTTACTGCTGCTACTTTATAGGTTTGGGGGTGTAAAATACTCAAAATCAAAGACAATACAGGGTTACTAGGTGTGGACTGCGTAAAATCACTACTGACTGTCTGAACTGTTGTAGTTTCTTCTTTTCTAGATACTAATTGTTGAATTCCAATTGCTATTGGTAGAAGTCCTAGTAATCCTATCCATTCTCGCTGTACGACTAAGCCACCAAAAAATCCTGGTAAGCTAGCCAGGGTAATGGCTGCAAAACCTAAATATTGACCGAGTAATATATGCCGCCGCCGAAAATTAACATCTACCTGTGAAAAAAATATTAACAAGATAATGATGTCATCTATGTTAGTGGCGATGAAGGCAATTATCCCTTCACTGAAGGCTGTCCCTAGCTTAGTCATCCTGGATTTTTAGAACCTACGATTTATCACCATACCAAATTAACCTTCTGGCATAACTAAGCTTTCAAATGACAAAGTTACTGCTACCAGTAATATCGATGAAGGGCGAGTCCGCTTGTCAATAGCCTTTGAGATGCGCTAATCCTAATATTTTTAGGAACCTGGATATTAGTATTTGCATGAGTTTTTAAATCTATATTGATTAAAATATATGAGATTTATAGATTTTGCATTTAAGAAAAACTATTCTATATTGAATATAAGAAAAGTTCACTTATGAAATTTATATCTACTCATCTCATAGCAGAGAATGTTGCTGTGGTTATTATCGAACTATCAAGCTGAGTCTAGCTGACAAGGTAAGGTCGCATAGCTTTATCTCTTTGATGATATTAATTTGTATCCTTGCCAAATAAAAAAGTTCTACATATTTTTTTCTGAGCAACTAGGAACACATTCATAACTAGTATGAACATTCAACAATTTCAAGGAACCTCAGAGGATGTTTAAAAGGGTCTTTTGCTGTGCTAACGAGGAGAGCAAAGAACTAAAGGGTTAACAAACAATCGATTATCTAAGGAGTAATGTACAACTTATGTCTACATACAACCCCGAATGCTACCCTAACGCTTGCGAATTTACTGTTCCCATTAAATTGAACGTTCTCATCTTCATCGAGTCGTCCCTGTTAATCAAACCCGTCGAGCCTGTGAGGGAGAAAGTACACGTTCATCTCGAACCAGATTATCACCTCAGACCAGAAGTAACGGCAGCTACACCTGTTTGTGTTCCTCAAAATGGATATGCCAGACAGCAATTGCCTGTTTAATAGACTCTGCAATAGTCATAACCGCAATAATCAATTCACACAATTTTTTTTCAAGCAAAAGGATTCCAAATTATGTCTACATACAA from Nostoc commune NIES-4072 includes:
- a CDS encoding DsbA family protein, translated to MRTFFDCFTSLFQYLRTWTAIGLLVLVVTWSFPAQAASRIDPQLEQQVLQVIREHPEVIIESVQAYQQQQQQKVKQEQEGFLQNLKTNPQTVIGDSPTTGSTKSKTLLIEFSDFQCPYCAEAHKTLKELLAKYPDKIRLVYKNLPLVSIHAEALPAATAAWAAYQQGKFWEYHDALFTNQKQLGKALYLEIAKKLNLDLGKFKRDLTLANPAITKDIQLAEKLAVSGTPFFVINSPTFSGVVQLADIENILTSAK
- a CDS encoding acyl-CoA thioesterase; this translates as MLLNNNLHRPLEVVLEIPVKTYDIDFMGIVSNIVYIRWLEDLRLKFLDEHCQLNQQIEQGYAPVLAGTEIEYKRPIKIIDQVIGRLWVSNLGRLKWTVQAEILSNNKLAAVATQKGAFVSLQNSRPIPIPEELQKKYFEHQKENFKD
- a CDS encoding TetR/AcrR family transcriptional regulator yields the protein MSKGEETKSRILHQAAELFNQQGYAGSSMSDIMRVTGLQKGGIYNHFQSKDDLALQAFDFAIARIHQHTRFALRSKRHAVERLQAIIGIFSSFTENPPIKGGCPLLNTAVESDDAHPALRERAQQAMNSWLHLIRRIVETGIKKGEIRSEVSADEIATIIIATLEGAVMMSKLYGDSIHMHRVINHLNEHLETHLRMYGKNHEIENNATK
- a CDS encoding sulfite exporter TauE/SafE family protein, whose translation is MEYLLLPFLSFFVGIIVGLTGIGGASLITPMLIFVFQVPPSIAVSSDVVAATLMKIVGSVKHWEQKTLDTTVVKWLAFGSVPGSLFGVGILHFLKRTGEYSLDNILLRLLGVMILLVTVLALVQLLLLTFFPKFNLPELPKLDLETNSGRCVTITLGAILGCLVGLTSVSSGSMFALVLIGFFRLDARKLVGTDISHAAILLLFTALGHLSLGTVDWSLVVPIWLGSVPGVLVGAKICQVAPQRPLRFIIYTILMMVSWKLVHQV
- a CDS encoding cadmium resistance transporter, with amino-acid sequence MTKLGTAFSEGIIAFIATNIDDIIILLIFFSQVDVNFRRRHILLGQYLGFAAITLASLPGFFGGLVVQREWIGLLGLLPIAIGIQQLVSRKEETTTVQTVSSDFTQSTPSNPVLSLILSILHPQTYKVAAVTIANGGDNISIYIPLFAGHDLTSLGVILSIFFIMVGVWCAIAYFLSLQPTIANILSRYGKAVVPFVLIGLGLFIMYERGTFTLLPWLRS